GTGGATGAATTTGAAGATCCGACGGACGGCTATGCGATTCTTAACGCTTCGGCGCTTTACGCCTTAACGCTCGGCAAGCAAGTGCATCATTTTTCACTCTCGGCAGATAATATTTTCGATACCGAATATCGCAATCATCTCTCGCGCGTGAAAAGCATCATGCCGGAAGCTGGACGCAATTTTCGATTTACTTATAAGATGTTTTTTTAAACTTCAGGGATTTTTCTCCAAAATCATTGCACATGGCACTTTCATTAGTTAAGTGTTAAGTGTCATGTGTCATATGATTCATTACGCTTTTTCTGTTCCTCGCATTTCTGCTGACTGACAAACGATTCAAGCCATTTACGCCCAACCAAAAATTGAAAATTAAGAAATAATATCGTTTGTAGCTTGAGCGGAATCCGTTATCTTTTCAAGAAGTTTTCAACAAATAAGGGCTCAACTAACAAAAGCAATTCGGGGATTCCCATGACTGTTCTTATTACAGGCGGCGCGGGCTACATTGGCTCCCACGCAGTGCGCCGGCTTAAGCAAGCAGGCTACAAAACGTTGGTTTTAGATAATCTGGTTTATGGACATAGCGAGTTCGTGGAAGCTGACGAGCTGATCATCGGAGATTTGGAAAACACGAAATTGCTGAACCAAGTCTTTTCCAAGCATAAGATTCAGGCCGTGATGCACTTTGCCGCGTATGCTTATGTCGGCGAATCGGTACAAAATCCAGCAAAATATTACCGGAACAATGTTGCAAGCACGCTCAACTTGCTTGATGCGATGCTTGCGTATAAAGTAAAAAAGTTCATATTTTCATCCACTTGCGCCACTTACGGCGAACCAGATGAAATTCCAATTACCGAAACTCACCCGCAAAGACCGATTAATCCCTATGGCCAATCCAAATTGATGGTTGAGAAAATTTTGGATGATTATGACCATGCCTATGATTTGCGCTCGGTGCGGCTTCGCTATTTCAACGCGGCAGGCGCTGACCCAGACGGCGGCATCGGCGAAGACCACGACCCGGAAACCCATCTCATCCCATTGGTTTTAGACGCCGCGCTGGAACGCCGCGCTCACATCTCCATGTTTGGAACAGATTACGACACGCCCGATGGCACTTGCGTTCGCGATTATATCCACGTGACCGATTTAGCCGAAGCGCATGTGCTTGGCCTGAAATATCTTGAAAATGGTGGGAAAACAGATTTCTTCAACTTAGGCAATGGCAACGGTTTTTCGGTTAAAGAGGTCATTGAAACCGCGCGAAAAATCACAGGAAAAGAGATTCCCGCAAAAATAGCCCCTCGCCGCCCAGGCGACCCGGCAAGCTTAGTTGGAAGTTCGGAAAAAATAAAATCAGCGTTAGGCTGGAAACCTCAATTTCCAGATTTGCCAGCCATCATCGAGACGGCATGGCAATGGCACAAAACCCGCTTTGGCCGGACTGCACAGACATAATTTTTTATAAGTTCAAAAATATCAGAAGTTAGTTATGCAAATACCGGCGCGTAAACTTGAAATTGTTAAAGAACACGCGATTCAATCGTTTCCCGAAGAATGTTGCGGGCTTTTGGCTGGAAAAGTTGAGTTAAGCCATGATGGGTTCTACGAAAACGTGATTTATGAGGTGGCGCCTTGCCGAAATGTTTTGACTTGGGACAGGCAATTTGGCTTTGAAATCTCCTGGCCTGAAATCTGCGAAGTGGAATCCGAAGCCAGAAGCATGGGCTACGAAATTCTCGGCTCGTATCATTCTCACACCAACGCTGAGGCCGTTCCATCAAATCACGACTACGAAAATTCGACACCTAACCAC
Above is a window of Chloroherpeton thalassium ATCC 35110 DNA encoding:
- the galE gene encoding UDP-glucose 4-epimerase GalE, whose translation is MTVLITGGAGYIGSHAVRRLKQAGYKTLVLDNLVYGHSEFVEADELIIGDLENTKLLNQVFSKHKIQAVMHFAAYAYVGESVQNPAKYYRNNVASTLNLLDAMLAYKVKKFIFSSTCATYGEPDEIPITETHPQRPINPYGQSKLMVEKILDDYDHAYDLRSVRLRYFNAAGADPDGGIGEDHDPETHLIPLVLDAALERRAHISMFGTDYDTPDGTCVRDYIHVTDLAEAHVLGLKYLENGGKTDFFNLGNGNGFSVKEVIETARKITGKEIPAKIAPRRPGDPASLVGSSEKIKSALGWKPQFPDLPAIIETAWQWHKTRFGRTAQT
- a CDS encoding M67 family metallopeptidase — translated: MQIPARKLEIVKEHAIQSFPEECCGLLAGKVELSHDGFYENVIYEVAPCRNVLTWDRQFGFEISWPEICEVESEARSMGYEILGSYHSHTNAEAVPSNHDYENSTPNHSMLILSVKGNLVLQTRCWTRQNGNYFHEERIHVRRW